Proteins co-encoded in one Streptomyces sp. NBC_01283 genomic window:
- a CDS encoding alpha/beta fold hydrolase has product MPPYSSSESSAPEPSSSVYTASEYVASDGTRLAYRVFGAALDAAHDDRGPVVCVPGGPADSRYLGDLGGLSAHRQLIVLDTRGTGRSAIPEDPSSYRCDRLVEDVESLREHLGLRRMNLLGHSGGANVATQYAARHPTRVSKLALIGPGTRAVGLAIPGEMRRELALSRKGEPWFPSAFAALEAITEGTGTDWDAISPFFYGRWDSAARQHHATSQPENKEAVVGFAAEGAFDAQATRAGLAGCAMPVLLLTGEFDMNSPPRAVAEFAELFRDATFVVQPAAGHYPWLDDAERFVAATAAFLG; this is encoded by the coding sequence ATGCCTCCCTACTCCTCATCCGAGTCCTCCGCGCCCGAGCCCTCCTCGTCTGTGTACACCGCGTCCGAGTACGTCGCGTCCGACGGGACCCGGCTCGCCTACCGCGTATTCGGAGCCGCACTCGACGCAGCGCATGACGACCGCGGCCCCGTCGTCTGCGTCCCCGGCGGCCCCGCCGACTCCCGCTACCTCGGCGACCTCGGTGGCCTGTCCGCACACCGGCAGCTGATCGTCCTGGACACCCGCGGCACCGGCCGGTCCGCGATTCCCGAGGACCCCTCCTCCTACCGGTGCGACCGACTCGTCGAGGACGTCGAGTCCCTGCGCGAGCACCTCGGGCTCCGCCGGATGAACCTGCTCGGCCATTCCGGCGGGGCGAACGTCGCGACGCAATACGCGGCCCGCCACCCCACCAGGGTCAGCAAGCTCGCGCTGATCGGCCCCGGCACCCGGGCCGTCGGCCTTGCCATCCCTGGTGAGATGCGGCGTGAGCTCGCGCTGTCGCGGAAGGGCGAGCCGTGGTTCCCGTCCGCGTTCGCCGCCCTGGAGGCGATCACCGAAGGCACCGGCACGGACTGGGATGCCATCAGCCCCTTCTTCTACGGCCGGTGGGACTCCGCCGCACGGCAGCACCACGCCACCAGTCAGCCGGAGAACAAGGAGGCTGTCGTCGGCTTCGCGGCCGAGGGCGCTTTCGACGCGCAGGCCACGCGTGCGGGGCTCGCCGGCTGTGCCATGCCGGTGCTGCTGCTCACCGGAGAGTTCGACATGAACAGCCCCCCGCGTGCGGTGGCCGAGTTCGCGGAGCTGTTCCGCGACGCGACGTTCGTGGTGCAGCCGGCGGCTGGGCACTATCCCTGGCTCGACGACGCCGAGCGGTTCGTGGCGGCCACGGCGGCGTTCCTGGGGTAG
- a CDS encoding cupin domain-containing protein yields MNSKNADFAAHLTRASEAETSADPSSVMTLLADTDGPGGGFTTYRSTFTEGAVGAPAHFHTKATELFFVISGSLQVLVGDEITVLTAGDFLAVPPHTPHAFAAAPGCEADVLFTFTPGMARFDYLRLLGSVMRGETDPKKIAESSERYDNHYVDSPVWREALAAS; encoded by the coding sequence ATGAACAGCAAGAACGCAGACTTCGCCGCCCACCTCACCCGCGCCTCGGAGGCCGAGACCAGCGCCGACCCGAGCAGCGTCATGACCCTGCTGGCCGACACCGACGGGCCGGGCGGCGGCTTCACCACCTACCGCTCCACCTTCACCGAGGGAGCCGTCGGCGCTCCCGCGCACTTCCACACCAAGGCCACGGAGCTCTTCTTCGTGATCAGCGGCTCCCTCCAGGTCCTGGTGGGCGACGAGATCACCGTCCTGACCGCCGGTGACTTCCTCGCCGTGCCGCCGCACACCCCGCACGCCTTCGCCGCCGCCCCGGGCTGCGAGGCGGACGTCCTGTTCACCTTCACTCCCGGCATGGCCCGCTTCGACTACCTGCGGCTCCTCGGCAGCGTGATGCGCGGTGAGACCGACCCGAAGAAGATCGCGGAATCCTCGGAGCGTTACGACAACCACTACGTGGACAGCCCGGTCTGGCGCGAGGCGCTCGCTGCTTCGTGA
- a CDS encoding sigma-70 family RNA polymerase sigma factor, with amino-acid sequence MAGNEDTHEGPGVLTEGQAERMLAGMNEVIRAGEEMRKLRSEMIKLFVDLGWTQERIAELADMSQPAVSKQVAKYKTSGEYKADGEYKTGGDRLPPMELHLDQRDLPWLEGRLWGVAEVVSEAMDDSAHCTGYVNALGRGKKRFTPQNVDELRRLLEADLREHQTQLPGGCRGAYDEISRRLDVPAKVTATAVTGSASVRRALAHEIQRDRLGDSGPGA; translated from the coding sequence ATGGCGGGTAACGAGGACACTCACGAGGGCCCCGGGGTACTGACCGAGGGGCAGGCCGAGCGCATGCTGGCCGGAATGAACGAGGTCATCCGCGCGGGCGAGGAGATGCGGAAGCTGCGGTCGGAGATGATCAAGTTGTTCGTCGACCTCGGCTGGACGCAGGAAAGGATCGCCGAGCTCGCGGACATGAGTCAGCCCGCCGTCTCCAAGCAGGTGGCGAAGTACAAGACGAGCGGCGAGTACAAGGCGGACGGTGAGTACAAGACAGGCGGCGACCGGCTGCCGCCGATGGAGCTCCACCTCGACCAGCGAGACCTGCCGTGGCTCGAAGGGCGCCTGTGGGGCGTTGCCGAGGTGGTCTCCGAGGCCATGGACGACAGCGCGCACTGCACCGGCTACGTGAATGCCCTGGGCCGGGGCAAGAAGCGCTTCACGCCGCAGAACGTGGACGAGCTGCGACGCCTTCTCGAAGCGGACCTGAGGGAGCATCAGACTCAACTGCCGGGCGGCTGCCGGGGCGCGTACGACGAGATCAGTCGTCGTCTCGACGTCCCCGCGAAGGTGACCGCCACCGCGGTCACCGGCTCGGCCTCCGTGCGGCGGGCTCTCGCCCACGAGATCCAGCGAGACCGGCTCGGCGACAGCGGGCCAGGCGCATGA